In one window of Hevea brasiliensis isolate MT/VB/25A 57/8 chromosome 10, ASM3005281v1, whole genome shotgun sequence DNA:
- the LOC110668619 gene encoding uncharacterized membrane protein At3g27390 isoform X3 has translation MFPPHVAWTVYTLVKTNRFDALLKAALLVVLPVLFAIWLGLSIAASVLVGVLYGFFAPWVSTFEAFRYNAESKKIFHCFVDGTWGTIEESCTVVTDFADMCYHSYPLYLKELRDSPASNEQRPLRLIHVPGFIVAGLMGLIVDVPLFTAIVIIKSPYMLFKGWFRLIHDLISREGPFLETACIPIAGLTILLWPLIVVGSILITIFSSIFVGLYASVIVYQERSFRRGIAYVIAMVAEFDEYTNDGLYLREGSCLPKITLVIARPRYRKKKASNSSEISVGGHRGKFGLVTAEASASAMFVPRLAPSRSVRETIQEVKMVQIWGTFMRSCETRGKELLDVGAITLADLNDCLKAKNANEGTIIGVGLPCYSLLQNLIDSIKAGSDGFLMVDGVEITHLNRPNDKLFDWFFHPLMVVKEQIRVIKLGEGEERFLQKIVLFGNDMKRMEAWDNGSLGPQEALRAAQLQGISRRMIGMVRSASKFPTYRRRFRQVVKALVTYSTDKEGAVGSNSLKSNSIRSVACIGNVA, from the exons ATGTTTCCTCCACATGTAGCATGGACTGTCTACACCCTTGTAAA GACTAATAGATTTGATGCACTGCTTAAAGCTGCGCTTTTGGTTGTTTTGCCTGTTTTATTTGCTATATGGTTGGGTTTAAGCATAGCTGCCAGTGTTCTTGTGGGAGTTTTGTATGGTTTCTTTGCTCCTTGGGTTTCCACTTTTGAGGCCTTTAGATATAACGCTGAATCCAAGAAAATTTTCCACTGTTTTGTG GATGGAACCTGGGGAACCATTGAAGAAAGCTGTACTGTAGTTACAGATTTTGCAGATATGTGCTATCATTCTTATCCACTCTACTTGAAGGAGCTGCGTGATTCCCCTGCTTCAAATGAGCAAAGACCTCTTAG GTTAATTCATGTGCCTGGATTTATAGTTGCTGGATTGATGGGGCTAATAGTGGATGTTCCTCTTTTCACTGCAATTGTTATAATTAAGAGTCCATACATGCTTTTCAAGGGCTGGTTCCGACTGATACATGATCTAATTAGCCGAGAGGGTCCATTTCTTGAAACAGCTTGCATTCCAATTGCTGGCTTGACAATACTTCTGTGGCCACTTATTGTTGTTGGGAGCATACTAATAACCATTTTCTCAAGCATCTTTGTTGGATTGTACGCATCAGTTATAGTGTATCAG GAAAGATCTTTCCGGAGAGGTATAGCTTATGTAATTGCAATGGTtgcagaatttgatgagtatacaAATGATGGGCTCTATCTTAGGGAGGGCAGCTGCCTTCCGAA AATCACATTGGTCATAGCCAGGCCCCGCTATAGAAAGAAAAAGGCCTCTAACTCTTCTGAGATTTCTGTTGGAGGACATCGTGGAAAATTTGGTTTGGTCACTGCAGAAGCTTCTGCATCGGCAATGTTTGTCCCAAGACTGGCTCCTTCAAGATCAGTTAGGGAGACAATACAAGAAGTGAAAATGGTTCag ATCTGGGGAACTTTTATGAGATCATGTGAAACAAGGGGCAAGGAACTTTTGGATGTCGGTGCAATAACACTAGCTGATCTCAATGACTGTCTGAAGGCCAAGAATGCCAATGAAGGAACCATTATTGGTGTTGGCTTGCCTTGTTATTCATTGTTGCAGAATCTTATCGACTCCATTAAAGCTGGTTCAGATGGTTTTTTGATGGTTGATGGAGTTGAAATCACCCATCTAAACAGACCAAATGACAAATTGTTTGACTGGTTCTTTCACCCTCTGATGGTTGTAAAAGAACAAATTAGGGTCATCAAATTGGGAGAAGGTGAAGAAAGGTTCTTGCAGAAAATAGTTCTTTTTGGAAACGATATGAAACGGATGGAGGCTTGGGATAATGGCAGTTTAGGACCTCAAGAGGCTCTAAGAGCGGCTCAACTCCAGGGCATCAGTAGAAG GATGATTGGAATGGTGAGAAGTGCATCGAAATTTCCTACCTATAGAAGGAGATTTCGCCAAGTCGTGAAGGCGTTGGTAACATATTCTACAGACAAGGAGGGTGCTGTGGGATCAAATTCTTTGAAATCCAATTCCATTAGATCAGTTGCCTGCATTGGAAATGTGGCGTGA
- the LOC110668619 gene encoding uncharacterized membrane protein At3g27390 isoform X1: protein MAMSSYLDGWLRILYVVFAFCSAFFLGALKAVLVGPVAASILIGGNVGLILLMFPPHVAWTVYTLVKTNRFDALLKAALLVVLPVLFAIWLGLSIAASVLVGVLYGFFAPWVSTFEAFRYNAESKKIFHCFVDGTWGTIEESCTVVTDFADMCYHSYPLYLKELRDSPASNEQRPLRLIHVPGFIVAGLMGLIVDVPLFTAIVIIKSPYMLFKGWFRLIHDLISREGPFLETACIPIAGLTILLWPLIVVGSILITIFSSIFVGLYASVIVYQERSFRRGIAYVIAMVAEFDEYTNDGLYLREGSCLPKITLVIARPRYRKKKASNSSEISVGGHRGKFGLVTAEASASAMFVPRLAPSRSVRETIQEVKMVQIWGTFMRSCETRGKELLDVGAITLADLNDCLKAKNANEGTIIGVGLPCYSLLQNLIDSIKAGSDGFLMVDGVEITHLNRPNDKLFDWFFHPLMVVKEQIRVIKLGEGEERFLQKIVLFGNDMKRMEAWDNGSLGPQEALRAAQLQGISRRMIGMVRSASKFPTYRRRFRQVVKALVTYSTDKEGAVGSNSLKSNSIRSVACIGNVA, encoded by the exons ATGGCCATGTCAAGTTATCTCGATGGTTGGTTAAGGATCCTCTATGTAGTTTTTGCCTTCTGCTCTGCCTTCTTTCTGGGTGCTCTTAAAG CTGTGTTAGTGGGTCCTGTTGCTGCTTCAATACTAATAGGAGGGAATGTTGGGTTGATTCTGTTGATGTTTCCTCCACATGTAGCATGGACTGTCTACACCCTTGTAAA GACTAATAGATTTGATGCACTGCTTAAAGCTGCGCTTTTGGTTGTTTTGCCTGTTTTATTTGCTATATGGTTGGGTTTAAGCATAGCTGCCAGTGTTCTTGTGGGAGTTTTGTATGGTTTCTTTGCTCCTTGGGTTTCCACTTTTGAGGCCTTTAGATATAACGCTGAATCCAAGAAAATTTTCCACTGTTTTGTG GATGGAACCTGGGGAACCATTGAAGAAAGCTGTACTGTAGTTACAGATTTTGCAGATATGTGCTATCATTCTTATCCACTCTACTTGAAGGAGCTGCGTGATTCCCCTGCTTCAAATGAGCAAAGACCTCTTAG GTTAATTCATGTGCCTGGATTTATAGTTGCTGGATTGATGGGGCTAATAGTGGATGTTCCTCTTTTCACTGCAATTGTTATAATTAAGAGTCCATACATGCTTTTCAAGGGCTGGTTCCGACTGATACATGATCTAATTAGCCGAGAGGGTCCATTTCTTGAAACAGCTTGCATTCCAATTGCTGGCTTGACAATACTTCTGTGGCCACTTATTGTTGTTGGGAGCATACTAATAACCATTTTCTCAAGCATCTTTGTTGGATTGTACGCATCAGTTATAGTGTATCAG GAAAGATCTTTCCGGAGAGGTATAGCTTATGTAATTGCAATGGTtgcagaatttgatgagtatacaAATGATGGGCTCTATCTTAGGGAGGGCAGCTGCCTTCCGAA AATCACATTGGTCATAGCCAGGCCCCGCTATAGAAAGAAAAAGGCCTCTAACTCTTCTGAGATTTCTGTTGGAGGACATCGTGGAAAATTTGGTTTGGTCACTGCAGAAGCTTCTGCATCGGCAATGTTTGTCCCAAGACTGGCTCCTTCAAGATCAGTTAGGGAGACAATACAAGAAGTGAAAATGGTTCag ATCTGGGGAACTTTTATGAGATCATGTGAAACAAGGGGCAAGGAACTTTTGGATGTCGGTGCAATAACACTAGCTGATCTCAATGACTGTCTGAAGGCCAAGAATGCCAATGAAGGAACCATTATTGGTGTTGGCTTGCCTTGTTATTCATTGTTGCAGAATCTTATCGACTCCATTAAAGCTGGTTCAGATGGTTTTTTGATGGTTGATGGAGTTGAAATCACCCATCTAAACAGACCAAATGACAAATTGTTTGACTGGTTCTTTCACCCTCTGATGGTTGTAAAAGAACAAATTAGGGTCATCAAATTGGGAGAAGGTGAAGAAAGGTTCTTGCAGAAAATAGTTCTTTTTGGAAACGATATGAAACGGATGGAGGCTTGGGATAATGGCAGTTTAGGACCTCAAGAGGCTCTAAGAGCGGCTCAACTCCAGGGCATCAGTAGAAG GATGATTGGAATGGTGAGAAGTGCATCGAAATTTCCTACCTATAGAAGGAGATTTCGCCAAGTCGTGAAGGCGTTGGTAACATATTCTACAGACAAGGAGGGTGCTGTGGGATCAAATTCTTTGAAATCCAATTCCATTAGATCAGTTGCCTGCATTGGAAATGTGGCGTGA
- the LOC110668619 gene encoding uncharacterized membrane protein At3g27390 isoform X4 produces the protein MALQLIKRTNRFDALLKAALLVVLPVLFAIWLGLSIAASVLVGVLYGFFAPWVSTFEAFRYNAESKKIFHCFVDGTWGTIEESCTVVTDFADMCYHSYPLYLKELRDSPASNEQRPLRLIHVPGFIVAGLMGLIVDVPLFTAIVIIKSPYMLFKGWFRLIHDLISREGPFLETACIPIAGLTILLWPLIVVGSILITIFSSIFVGLYASVIVYQERSFRRGIAYVIAMVAEFDEYTNDGLYLREGSCLPKITLVIARPRYRKKKASNSSEISVGGHRGKFGLVTAEASASAMFVPRLAPSRSVRETIQEVKMVQIWGTFMRSCETRGKELLDVGAITLADLNDCLKAKNANEGTIIGVGLPCYSLLQNLIDSIKAGSDGFLMVDGVEITHLNRPNDKLFDWFFHPLMVVKEQIRVIKLGEGEERFLQKIVLFGNDMKRMEAWDNGSLGPQEALRAAQLQGISRRMIGMVRSASKFPTYRRRFRQVVKALVTYSTDKEGAVGSNSLKSNSIRSVACIGNVA, from the exons ATGGCCCTGCAGCTAATTAAAAG GACTAATAGATTTGATGCACTGCTTAAAGCTGCGCTTTTGGTTGTTTTGCCTGTTTTATTTGCTATATGGTTGGGTTTAAGCATAGCTGCCAGTGTTCTTGTGGGAGTTTTGTATGGTTTCTTTGCTCCTTGGGTTTCCACTTTTGAGGCCTTTAGATATAACGCTGAATCCAAGAAAATTTTCCACTGTTTTGTG GATGGAACCTGGGGAACCATTGAAGAAAGCTGTACTGTAGTTACAGATTTTGCAGATATGTGCTATCATTCTTATCCACTCTACTTGAAGGAGCTGCGTGATTCCCCTGCTTCAAATGAGCAAAGACCTCTTAG GTTAATTCATGTGCCTGGATTTATAGTTGCTGGATTGATGGGGCTAATAGTGGATGTTCCTCTTTTCACTGCAATTGTTATAATTAAGAGTCCATACATGCTTTTCAAGGGCTGGTTCCGACTGATACATGATCTAATTAGCCGAGAGGGTCCATTTCTTGAAACAGCTTGCATTCCAATTGCTGGCTTGACAATACTTCTGTGGCCACTTATTGTTGTTGGGAGCATACTAATAACCATTTTCTCAAGCATCTTTGTTGGATTGTACGCATCAGTTATAGTGTATCAG GAAAGATCTTTCCGGAGAGGTATAGCTTATGTAATTGCAATGGTtgcagaatttgatgagtatacaAATGATGGGCTCTATCTTAGGGAGGGCAGCTGCCTTCCGAA AATCACATTGGTCATAGCCAGGCCCCGCTATAGAAAGAAAAAGGCCTCTAACTCTTCTGAGATTTCTGTTGGAGGACATCGTGGAAAATTTGGTTTGGTCACTGCAGAAGCTTCTGCATCGGCAATGTTTGTCCCAAGACTGGCTCCTTCAAGATCAGTTAGGGAGACAATACAAGAAGTGAAAATGGTTCag ATCTGGGGAACTTTTATGAGATCATGTGAAACAAGGGGCAAGGAACTTTTGGATGTCGGTGCAATAACACTAGCTGATCTCAATGACTGTCTGAAGGCCAAGAATGCCAATGAAGGAACCATTATTGGTGTTGGCTTGCCTTGTTATTCATTGTTGCAGAATCTTATCGACTCCATTAAAGCTGGTTCAGATGGTTTTTTGATGGTTGATGGAGTTGAAATCACCCATCTAAACAGACCAAATGACAAATTGTTTGACTGGTTCTTTCACCCTCTGATGGTTGTAAAAGAACAAATTAGGGTCATCAAATTGGGAGAAGGTGAAGAAAGGTTCTTGCAGAAAATAGTTCTTTTTGGAAACGATATGAAACGGATGGAGGCTTGGGATAATGGCAGTTTAGGACCTCAAGAGGCTCTAAGAGCGGCTCAACTCCAGGGCATCAGTAGAAG GATGATTGGAATGGTGAGAAGTGCATCGAAATTTCCTACCTATAGAAGGAGATTTCGCCAAGTCGTGAAGGCGTTGGTAACATATTCTACAGACAAGGAGGGTGCTGTGGGATCAAATTCTTTGAAATCCAATTCCATTAGATCAGTTGCCTGCATTGGAAATGTGGCGTGA
- the LOC110668619 gene encoding uncharacterized membrane protein At3g27390 isoform X2 — protein MAMSSYLDGWLRILYVVFAFCSAFFLGALKAVLVGPVAASILIGGNVGLILLMFPPHVAWTVYTLVKTNRFDALLKAALLVVLPVLFAIWLGLSIAASVLVGVLYGFFAPWVSTFEAFRYNAESKKIFHCFVDGTWGTIEESCTVVTDFADMCYHSYPLYLKELRDSPASNEQRPLRLIHVPGFIVAGLMGLIVDVPLFTAIVIIKSPYMLFKGWFRLIHDLISREGPFLETACIPIAGLTILLWPLIVVGSILITIFSSIFVGLYASVIVYQERSFRRGIAYVIAMVAEFDEYTNDGLYLREGSCLPKPRYRKKKASNSSEISVGGHRGKFGLVTAEASASAMFVPRLAPSRSVRETIQEVKMVQIWGTFMRSCETRGKELLDVGAITLADLNDCLKAKNANEGTIIGVGLPCYSLLQNLIDSIKAGSDGFLMVDGVEITHLNRPNDKLFDWFFHPLMVVKEQIRVIKLGEGEERFLQKIVLFGNDMKRMEAWDNGSLGPQEALRAAQLQGISRRMIGMVRSASKFPTYRRRFRQVVKALVTYSTDKEGAVGSNSLKSNSIRSVACIGNVA, from the exons ATGGCCATGTCAAGTTATCTCGATGGTTGGTTAAGGATCCTCTATGTAGTTTTTGCCTTCTGCTCTGCCTTCTTTCTGGGTGCTCTTAAAG CTGTGTTAGTGGGTCCTGTTGCTGCTTCAATACTAATAGGAGGGAATGTTGGGTTGATTCTGTTGATGTTTCCTCCACATGTAGCATGGACTGTCTACACCCTTGTAAA GACTAATAGATTTGATGCACTGCTTAAAGCTGCGCTTTTGGTTGTTTTGCCTGTTTTATTTGCTATATGGTTGGGTTTAAGCATAGCTGCCAGTGTTCTTGTGGGAGTTTTGTATGGTTTCTTTGCTCCTTGGGTTTCCACTTTTGAGGCCTTTAGATATAACGCTGAATCCAAGAAAATTTTCCACTGTTTTGTG GATGGAACCTGGGGAACCATTGAAGAAAGCTGTACTGTAGTTACAGATTTTGCAGATATGTGCTATCATTCTTATCCACTCTACTTGAAGGAGCTGCGTGATTCCCCTGCTTCAAATGAGCAAAGACCTCTTAG GTTAATTCATGTGCCTGGATTTATAGTTGCTGGATTGATGGGGCTAATAGTGGATGTTCCTCTTTTCACTGCAATTGTTATAATTAAGAGTCCATACATGCTTTTCAAGGGCTGGTTCCGACTGATACATGATCTAATTAGCCGAGAGGGTCCATTTCTTGAAACAGCTTGCATTCCAATTGCTGGCTTGACAATACTTCTGTGGCCACTTATTGTTGTTGGGAGCATACTAATAACCATTTTCTCAAGCATCTTTGTTGGATTGTACGCATCAGTTATAGTGTATCAG GAAAGATCTTTCCGGAGAGGTATAGCTTATGTAATTGCAATGGTtgcagaatttgatgagtatacaAATGATGGGCTCTATCTTAGGGAGGGCAGCTGCCTTCCGAA GCCCCGCTATAGAAAGAAAAAGGCCTCTAACTCTTCTGAGATTTCTGTTGGAGGACATCGTGGAAAATTTGGTTTGGTCACTGCAGAAGCTTCTGCATCGGCAATGTTTGTCCCAAGACTGGCTCCTTCAAGATCAGTTAGGGAGACAATACAAGAAGTGAAAATGGTTCag ATCTGGGGAACTTTTATGAGATCATGTGAAACAAGGGGCAAGGAACTTTTGGATGTCGGTGCAATAACACTAGCTGATCTCAATGACTGTCTGAAGGCCAAGAATGCCAATGAAGGAACCATTATTGGTGTTGGCTTGCCTTGTTATTCATTGTTGCAGAATCTTATCGACTCCATTAAAGCTGGTTCAGATGGTTTTTTGATGGTTGATGGAGTTGAAATCACCCATCTAAACAGACCAAATGACAAATTGTTTGACTGGTTCTTTCACCCTCTGATGGTTGTAAAAGAACAAATTAGGGTCATCAAATTGGGAGAAGGTGAAGAAAGGTTCTTGCAGAAAATAGTTCTTTTTGGAAACGATATGAAACGGATGGAGGCTTGGGATAATGGCAGTTTAGGACCTCAAGAGGCTCTAAGAGCGGCTCAACTCCAGGGCATCAGTAGAAG GATGATTGGAATGGTGAGAAGTGCATCGAAATTTCCTACCTATAGAAGGAGATTTCGCCAAGTCGTGAAGGCGTTGGTAACATATTCTACAGACAAGGAGGGTGCTGTGGGATCAAATTCTTTGAAATCCAATTCCATTAGATCAGTTGCCTGCATTGGAAATGTGGCGTGA
- the LOC110668619 gene encoding uncharacterized membrane protein At3g27390 isoform X5 codes for MALQLIKRTNRFDALLKAALLVVLPVLFAIWLGLSIAASVLVGVLYGFFAPWVSTFEAFRYNAESKKIFHCFVDGTWGTIEESCTVVTDFADMCYHSYPLYLKELRDSPASNEQRPLRLIHVPGFIVAGLMGLIVDVPLFTAIVIIKSPYMLFKGWFRLIHDLISREGPFLETACIPIAGLTILLWPLIVVGSILITIFSSIFVGLYASVIVYQERSFRRGIAYVIAMVAEFDEYTNDGLYLREGSCLPKPRYRKKKASNSSEISVGGHRGKFGLVTAEASASAMFVPRLAPSRSVRETIQEVKMVQIWGTFMRSCETRGKELLDVGAITLADLNDCLKAKNANEGTIIGVGLPCYSLLQNLIDSIKAGSDGFLMVDGVEITHLNRPNDKLFDWFFHPLMVVKEQIRVIKLGEGEERFLQKIVLFGNDMKRMEAWDNGSLGPQEALRAAQLQGISRRMIGMVRSASKFPTYRRRFRQVVKALVTYSTDKEGAVGSNSLKSNSIRSVACIGNVA; via the exons ATGGCCCTGCAGCTAATTAAAAG GACTAATAGATTTGATGCACTGCTTAAAGCTGCGCTTTTGGTTGTTTTGCCTGTTTTATTTGCTATATGGTTGGGTTTAAGCATAGCTGCCAGTGTTCTTGTGGGAGTTTTGTATGGTTTCTTTGCTCCTTGGGTTTCCACTTTTGAGGCCTTTAGATATAACGCTGAATCCAAGAAAATTTTCCACTGTTTTGTG GATGGAACCTGGGGAACCATTGAAGAAAGCTGTACTGTAGTTACAGATTTTGCAGATATGTGCTATCATTCTTATCCACTCTACTTGAAGGAGCTGCGTGATTCCCCTGCTTCAAATGAGCAAAGACCTCTTAG GTTAATTCATGTGCCTGGATTTATAGTTGCTGGATTGATGGGGCTAATAGTGGATGTTCCTCTTTTCACTGCAATTGTTATAATTAAGAGTCCATACATGCTTTTCAAGGGCTGGTTCCGACTGATACATGATCTAATTAGCCGAGAGGGTCCATTTCTTGAAACAGCTTGCATTCCAATTGCTGGCTTGACAATACTTCTGTGGCCACTTATTGTTGTTGGGAGCATACTAATAACCATTTTCTCAAGCATCTTTGTTGGATTGTACGCATCAGTTATAGTGTATCAG GAAAGATCTTTCCGGAGAGGTATAGCTTATGTAATTGCAATGGTtgcagaatttgatgagtatacaAATGATGGGCTCTATCTTAGGGAGGGCAGCTGCCTTCCGAA GCCCCGCTATAGAAAGAAAAAGGCCTCTAACTCTTCTGAGATTTCTGTTGGAGGACATCGTGGAAAATTTGGTTTGGTCACTGCAGAAGCTTCTGCATCGGCAATGTTTGTCCCAAGACTGGCTCCTTCAAGATCAGTTAGGGAGACAATACAAGAAGTGAAAATGGTTCag ATCTGGGGAACTTTTATGAGATCATGTGAAACAAGGGGCAAGGAACTTTTGGATGTCGGTGCAATAACACTAGCTGATCTCAATGACTGTCTGAAGGCCAAGAATGCCAATGAAGGAACCATTATTGGTGTTGGCTTGCCTTGTTATTCATTGTTGCAGAATCTTATCGACTCCATTAAAGCTGGTTCAGATGGTTTTTTGATGGTTGATGGAGTTGAAATCACCCATCTAAACAGACCAAATGACAAATTGTTTGACTGGTTCTTTCACCCTCTGATGGTTGTAAAAGAACAAATTAGGGTCATCAAATTGGGAGAAGGTGAAGAAAGGTTCTTGCAGAAAATAGTTCTTTTTGGAAACGATATGAAACGGATGGAGGCTTGGGATAATGGCAGTTTAGGACCTCAAGAGGCTCTAAGAGCGGCTCAACTCCAGGGCATCAGTAGAAG GATGATTGGAATGGTGAGAAGTGCATCGAAATTTCCTACCTATAGAAGGAGATTTCGCCAAGTCGTGAAGGCGTTGGTAACATATTCTACAGACAAGGAGGGTGCTGTGGGATCAAATTCTTTGAAATCCAATTCCATTAGATCAGTTGCCTGCATTGGAAATGTGGCGTGA
- the LOC110668618 gene encoding cyclin-dependent kinase inhibitor 7 — translation MMEMAQVGVRTRARAVALAAAAAAASTGTARKRKVNNRELMMSTSHIELRSTSRRRVIITPEKSVSVSVSPEINPGHRTLIQDRCSSPSSHHASASCCSSNGSSDHRINKFADLEAESFEVETSGYYSCRERRETTPSSQLRAESSDEMDSTARPSSAANSRCRSTAERMPTESELDDFFTEAEKNIQKQFADKYNYDIVKDKPLQGRYEWVLLKQ, via the exons ATGATGGAAATGGCTCAGGTTGGTGTGCGAACCAGAGCTCGTGCAGTGGCATTGGCAGCGGCGGCTGCTGCTGCCTCTACTGGCACTGCAAGGAAAAGGAAAGTGAATAATCGAGAACTGATGATGTCTACATCACATATTGAACTCAGGAGTACGTCCAGAAGACGGGTCATAATTACGCCTGAGAAATCAGTTTCAGTTTCAGTTTCACCGGAAATAAATCCAGGTCACCGGACTTTAATTCAAGACAGATGCTCTAGCCCTAGCTCGCATCACGCCTCAGCTTCTTGCTGCTCGAGTAATGGATCAAGTGATCATAGAATTAATAAATTCGCAGATCTGGAG GCTGAGAGCTTTGAAGTTGAAACGTCAGGGTATTATAGCTGTAGAGAAAG GAGAGAAACCACGCCGTCAAGCCAACTTCGAGCAGAATCATCAGACGAAATGGATTCGACAGCGAGACCATCATCGGCGGCTAATTCTCGCTGCAGATCAACGGCTGAGAGGATGCCAACGGAGTCTGAGCTGGATGATTTCTTCACGGAAGCCGAGAAGAATATCCAAAAACAATTTGCAGACAA GTATAACTATGATATCGTTAAGGACAAACCATTGCAAGGACGGTACGAGTGGGTGCTATTAAAGCAGTAa